In Phaseolus vulgaris cultivar G19833 chromosome 7, P. vulgaris v2.0, whole genome shotgun sequence, the genomic stretch ctaataaaaatatattaaaaataaaatattacaaaatgcTATGCTAGCATTTCACTTAATTTAATCCGTTGGAATTAATTTATCCGTAATTCGATCCGAGCCTTATTGTCGTTATAGGGCAGAattcattcctttttttttaattaaaggtTACATTTCCCTTAAGAAAAGTTGGTTCAATTACCAAATCACATATGCACATTACATGAAGAACTCTGGTTCTATAAcatgaaatgaaaatttgaaaatgtgAAAATGAGAGAAGTACAAAATTACCCGAAGAATTTAGTTTATTGATTCGTTTTGAACTATTTTATCTTCCATGTTGGATTCATCACTGTGCTCTTTTGCCTGGTTTGTTCCCATGCGTCAAACAATTGTGGAGGTGTCACATGATGTGGTTGTCGAAGTTTGATCTGCGTTGAAGCCAGTTGGTAAATGCCTCAAGGGTTTTCATGTCAGCTCTGTAATGCTTTTGAGTGAACTCAAGAAGCATGGGCCATGTAAAATCTGGGTACAGCCTTGGGCTCAGTTTGTCCACTAATTCACATGGTGGACTCACCACCTTGTCACTTCTTGGACACAAAAAGAAAGCAAGAGATTTTCTTGTTGTCTCGCTGTTCACCACTGCCCTGTGCAAGCAGCTCTTGTATCTCCCATTTGAAAGAGCCTATCATCAATACACAAAAACCAAACACAAGTTTCGCATCAACACACATGGTATCATCACGAACCCAAATTCCACagtgttttgttttttgtttggtTTGGTAAGAAAAATGCATGAAAGTGAAGAGTAGTTAAATTAAGACAGTCACATTACCATGAAGGTATCACCAACATTGACAACAAAAGCATTGACATCGGGTTTGATGGAATGCCACTCATTGTCAACACAAACTTGCAGGCCTCCCACTTGGTCTTGGTGAAGAATGGTCAAAGATGTTGGATCGCAATGAGGTCCAGTGCCTAAAGTGAGGTCTGGTTTTTGACACGGAGGGTAGTAATTCAGCCTCATTATCGAGTTATTCTCTTCAAAGAACTCCCTGAAATAACCTCTACCAACTCCAAGGCTCAGTCCTAGAAGCTCCATTATACCTAAAGAAAGATTGCTCATGGCTTCACAGTAGTCCTGGTAAACATTCCTGTATAGATACGCAGAAACACATCAGTCAAACCATACCAAACATACCCACCAGGTTGACTTATTGGTGAGGGTTTCACTACTTTGCATAAGATCTGAAATTTAAATCTTATAGTGGCGAGggttgattatttattttatgaagaAAAGTGGGGGAAAAAAAGGTGGCACATGTGTTTGATTACCCGAATTTCTCAAACTCTTTGCCCATTTTATCGCATAAGTAGTCCTTGACAAGGGTTTGTGAGTCATTGCGTGGTGAGTACTGGAAGGAAAGGGTCTCTTTCCAAGGTAGCTTAGAGGAGAACCTGCCAGTGAAGCTGCTAGCATAGCCGCAGTGCTCCCCTGGCATCCTCTGAGCCCTCTGTTTGTGAGACAGGGGAAGGGCAAAGAAGTGGTCCATGTAAAGGTGAGCATCAGATATCAACTGCTGCTGAATCCCATGGTTGACAACCAGAAAGAAGCCATGCTTTTGGCATGCCTCACCAACAAGTCGGGAGGCTTCCGTTGCAGCAAGAGGGTCACCGGAGAGGAAGCCTCCCAAGTCAATGAATGGAACTGGTAACTCAGGCTCATTCAAGCATGCTTTCTCCTCATCAGGCCAAACGAACTGAGAGGGTATGTGAAGTTGGTGTCTGAGGAGTGAGGCATCAAAGACAAGAGGGTGTTGATCTTGTTCTTTGATTTCTTGGTTGGATGGTTGAGGCATGATGGGGATGGGGTGCATGTCTATTGCCATtgcaatattaattattaatagtGAGTAATAGAAGGTTGTTGTTGGTTTGTGTTGTGAGGAGATGAAGAGAAGAGGGAGAGAAATAAGTTGGTAGAAGAGATGAAAGAAAAGCCAAGGCCGCTTGTTGGGGAAATGGTGGAACACATATTGGAATCTTATATAAGCTCCCAGTCTCCGACACACGTACACACACAcatactctctctctctctcacccCACTTTGATCCATTCACCAACACCACCCCCCATCACTTTCACAATTTCTCTACTCACACTCTCTTCAATCTCccacaattaattttttttatggaaaataaaaaatattaaatatgaatcaCTATAGGGATGATGCAACCCTTATACATTAATACAACCTTAATCTTTTCCACTAGACATATTTATGTGTATGTCTATATAAAACTCTCTTATATTACCTCAAAGAAAGTTACGTGAGGCAAACCATCATACAACTTAAATGAATACATTATGAGATTAATGCAAACCAACGGATTTATGTACCaatcagaaaagaaaaaatgtgcAAATTGTGACTTGGAtgtaatccaagaccaaacttTTAATTTGACCAAAGTAAAAGTTTTCATAACATTTACTACTCTTTTAAAGATTATCCTGTTTCTATGCTTACGAATCTCGTTAACTACTCCACAATTATACATTTATTAAActaacatttttcatttttaaaatgtgaTATCTTAGACAAATctacaataaattaatataaggagaaataattttttggaaGATGTGATTCATGTTAAAAGATggagataatattttaaaactgaatcttaaaattataataaatattataataaatatttataagtaatataaatgtgaatatttatttataagtattaattatagtatttatattaattataaatattaattataattataaattcagttttaatattaatattataattaatgttaaatattataattaatattataattaattatggaggataatattaattataattataaatccagctttaatattaatattat encodes the following:
- the LOC137829646 gene encoding gibberellin 20 oxidase 1-like, with the translated sequence MAIDMHPIPIMPQPSNQEIKEQDQHPLVFDASLLRHQLHIPSQFVWPDEEKACLNEPELPVPFIDLGGFLSGDPLAATEASRLVGEACQKHGFFLVVNHGIQQQLISDAHLYMDHFFALPLSHKQRAQRMPGEHCGYASSFTGRFSSKLPWKETLSFQYSPRNDSQTLVKDYLCDKMGKEFEKFGNVYQDYCEAMSNLSLGIMELLGLSLGVGRGYFREFFEENNSIMRLNYYPPCQKPDLTLGTGPHCDPTSLTILHQDQVGGLQVCVDNEWHSIKPDVNAFVVNVGDTFMALSNGRYKSCLHRAVVNSETTRKSLAFFLCPRSDKVVSPPCELVDKLSPRLYPDFTWPMLLEFTQKHYRADMKTLEAFTNWLQRRSNFDNHIM